In bacterium, the genomic window ACAGTCCGCTTGCTTTTTGAAACAACATTTTTTAATTTTTTAATTTTTTTTATTATCTCCGGTTCTTTTAATTCTTTAAGAAACAAATTAGACACTAATAAACCCAGACAATCAATTATTATTACTTCATATTCATTACCTGTTTTCTCTATCATCCCAGTAACATCTTCATTTTCCTCAATAGTCTTCCATGTTTTAGGCCTTGAGGATTTATGGAGTTTGATCCTCTTTTTCATCTCTTCATCAGAAGCGGTTGCCGTCGCGATAAATGCAACCTTTTTGCCCAGCTTTTTTGCCAATTGAACAGCATAAGAACTTTTCCCGCTTTTTATCCCGCCAAAAATAAAGATAAATTTATTCATCTTTGCTTTCCGAATACCCTCCTTTGCTAAAGCTTCGGAGGGTTATTTTCTTCACTTCCAACAGTGAAGAAAATAAAAAACCCTTAACACCAAAATATTGATGCTAAGGGTTGCACCCTGATTTAACTTCACCCTTTCCTCGAGGAAACGCGTAAACGTGTATATGCGTTGATGCGTATATGCGCTAAAATTCTTAATACGCGTCTATGCTTCACACTTCAACGCTTCTACGCAAGTACAGGCAGGTATTCTGGCTTTCCGGCACTTTCAGCAGCCTTCCCACCCCGATTT contains:
- the cobU gene encoding bifunctional adenosylcobinamide kinase/adenosylcobinamide-phosphate guanylyltransferase; translated protein: MNKFIFIFGGIKSGKSSYAVQLAKKLGKKVAFIATATASDEEMKKRIKLHKSSRPKTWKTIEENEDVTGMIEKTGNEYEVIIIDCLGLLVSNLFLKELKEPEIIKKIKKLKNVVSKSKRTVILVSNDVGSSLVPDNPLGRRFADLIGFANQIMAKNAEEVVFMQAGVPVKIKSRS